The Paenibacillus sophorae genome has a segment encoding these proteins:
- the sigY gene encoding RNA polymerase sigma factor SigY, producing MSDEESQIIRKAQRGDRLALAQLLQHHYAFIYKYLLKLTMDPALAEDVTQDTIVRCMEKIALYNGSSSFSSWMITIATRLYIDRMRRRNREEEWIRREQGIRSIRWRFEAQGEEWSDVLDALSRVPLPQRIALLLKHYYGYSYGEIGRILGIPEGTAKSRAAYGLRQLREELKEDDEG from the coding sequence ATGAGCGACGAGGAATCTCAAATCATCCGCAAGGCGCAGCGCGGTGACCGTCTTGCGCTGGCGCAGCTGCTTCAGCATCATTATGCCTTTATTTATAAGTATTTGCTGAAGTTGACGATGGACCCAGCGCTGGCGGAAGATGTCACCCAGGATACGATAGTCAGATGTATGGAAAAGATCGCGTTATACAACGGCTCGTCCTCTTTTTCTTCCTGGATGATTACGATAGCGACCCGGCTGTATATCGACAGGATGAGGCGGCGCAACCGGGAAGAAGAATGGATTCGGCGTGAGCAGGGTATCCGGTCGATCCGCTGGCGGTTCGAAGCCCAAGGCGAAGAGTGGAGCGATGTGCTGGATGCCCTGTCCCGTGTTCCCTTGCCGCAGCGGATAGCGCTTTTGCTCAAGCATTATTACGGTTACAGCTACGGGGAAATAGGCAGGATTTTGGGAATTCCCGAGGGGACGGCCAAGTCGCGCGCGGCGTATGGGCTGCGGCAGCTGCGAGAGGAGTTGAAAGAGGATGACGAAGGATAA
- a CDS encoding MBL fold metallo-hydrolase, translating into MLNIRNFSLGPLQTNAYLLTGADAAKGIIIDPGMNPAPLLRAIQDMEIEAILLTHAHFDHIAGVDEIRKLKNCPVYLHALESDWLTSAKLNGSLLWPNVSPPITTDPAEFDLDEGQTLELIGNTFRVFHTPGHSPGSVSFLCGNDLFAGDVLFRLGVGRTDLPGGRERDLLDSIQGKLFKLDDDVTVYPGHGPRTRIGFERANNPYVS; encoded by the coding sequence ATGCTGAACATTCGGAATTTTAGTCTCGGTCCTTTGCAGACCAATGCCTATTTGCTGACGGGAGCGGACGCCGCCAAAGGCATTATTATCGACCCGGGCATGAACCCGGCCCCGCTATTGCGGGCCATTCAGGACATGGAGATCGAAGCGATCCTGCTGACGCATGCGCATTTTGACCATATCGCCGGTGTTGACGAAATTCGCAAGCTGAAGAACTGCCCGGTTTATCTTCATGCCTTGGAGAGCGATTGGCTGACAAGCGCCAAGCTGAACGGCTCGCTTCTATGGCCGAACGTATCGCCGCCTATTACGACGGATCCCGCCGAGTTCGATCTGGACGAGGGACAAACGCTTGAGCTGATAGGGAATACATTCCGGGTCTTTCACACCCCGGGGCATTCTCCGGGAAGCGTAAGCTTTTTGTGCGGAAACGACTTGTTCGCCGGTGATGTGCTCTTCCGGCTGGGTGTCGGGCGGACCGACCTGCCTGGCGGAAGAGAGCGCGATCTGCTGGATTCCATTCAGGGCAAGCTGTTCAAGCTGGATGACGATGTCACTGTATATCCGGGACACGGCCCGCGCACGAGGATCGGCTTTGAGCGGGCGAACAATCCTTATGTGTCTTGA
- a CDS encoding thioredoxin family protein, protein MKRNLASKYGQGLTPRQFVEDMTKNQQAFESWYEAFSWQDESDQEFFESLNHRDDLRSLILAADWCGDVVRNVPAVFRIMETAGIKTEVLILEDNQDVMDDYLTMGGRAVPIVIIADTGGHVLGHWGPRPQHVQKLMNDFKRENPDREASDYEGKIAEVRKAMGQAYGEGTEYQAVIAKELRELISGF, encoded by the coding sequence ATGAAGCGAAATCTTGCTTCCAAATACGGACAAGGCCTGACTCCCCGTCAATTTGTGGAGGACATGACCAAGAACCAGCAGGCGTTTGAATCATGGTATGAAGCTTTTTCCTGGCAGGACGAGAGCGACCAGGAGTTTTTTGAAAGCCTTAACCACCGCGACGATCTGCGCTCGCTGATTTTGGCCGCCGACTGGTGCGGCGACGTCGTCCGCAATGTGCCTGCGGTATTCCGGATTATGGAAACGGCTGGAATCAAGACGGAAGTGCTTATTCTGGAGGATAATCAGGATGTGATGGACGATTATCTGACTATGGGCGGACGCGCTGTGCCGATTGTCATTATTGCGGATACGGGCGGGCATGTTCTGGGACATTGGGGTCCGCGCCCGCAGCATGTGCAGAAGCTCATGAACGATTTTAAAAGAGAGAATCCGGACCGCGAGGCTTCGGACTACGAAGGCAAAATCGCGGAGGTCCGCAAGGCGATGGGCCAAGCCTACGGGGAAGGAACGGAATATCAGGCAGTGATCGCCAAGGAACTGCGCGAACTGATTTCCGGGTTTTAA
- a CDS encoding DedA family protein: MHVISDLVSQLFEWIQSLGYFGIMIGLMIEVIPSEIVLAYGGYLVHLGEINFFGAVLFGTIGGVIAQIFVYWIGRYGGRPVLERYGKYILIKKHHIDHAEAWFEKYGTGVIFTARFIPVVRHAISVPAGISRMPLWRFIMLTTLAVIPWSVLFVYLGMSLGENWKNIDEKAAAYTHEIIIGAIALIVVYFLFKWLQSKKKRGNAA, translated from the coding sequence TTGCATGTCATTTCTGATCTGGTCTCGCAGCTGTTCGAATGGATTCAGAGTCTGGGTTACTTCGGTATTATGATTGGACTTATGATTGAAGTCATCCCTAGCGAAATCGTCCTGGCCTACGGCGGTTATTTGGTTCATTTGGGAGAGATTAATTTCTTCGGGGCCGTTCTGTTCGGTACGATAGGCGGGGTTATAGCGCAGATTTTCGTGTATTGGATTGGACGTTACGGAGGCAGGCCGGTGCTGGAACGGTACGGCAAATACATTTTAATCAAAAAGCATCATATCGACCATGCGGAAGCCTGGTTTGAGAAGTACGGCACTGGCGTTATTTTTACAGCGCGGTTTATACCGGTGGTTCGGCACGCCATTTCCGTCCCTGCGGGAATTTCCCGCATGCCGCTCTGGCGGTTCATTATGCTCACAACGCTGGCCGTCATCCCCTGGAGCGTATTGTTTGTTTATCTAGGCATGAGCCTGGGTGAAAATTGGAAGAATATTGACGAAAAAGCCGCTGCGTATACGCATGAAATCATCATCGGCGCCATTGCGCTTATCGTCGTTTATTTTCTGTTCAAGTGGCTCCAATCCAAAAAGAAAAGAGGTAATGCGGCATGA
- a CDS encoding autorepressor SdpR family transcription factor — protein sequence MNESFKALADPTRRQIIRLLRDKDRTAGEIAEFFNMSKPSISHHLNALKHAGLVQDERQGQFIRYTLNTTVLEEVLGWLLELTDGVQGKNGKQTKRGNSKSAKPEDESSTRS from the coding sequence ATGAACGAATCCTTTAAAGCACTGGCCGACCCCACACGCCGGCAAATCATCCGCCTGCTGCGCGACAAGGATCGAACCGCCGGGGAAATCGCTGAATTTTTCAACATGTCCAAACCGAGCATTTCCCATCACCTGAACGCCCTCAAGCATGCGGGACTCGTACAGGACGAGCGGCAGGGACAGTTCATCCGGTACACGCTCAATACCACCGTTCTGGAAGAGGTGCTCGGCTGGCTGCTCGAGTTGACAGACGGCGTCCAGGGCAAAAATGGGAAACAGACAAAGCGGGGAAATTCAAAATCTGCAAAACCGGAAGATGAATCTTCCACCCGATCTTAG
- a CDS encoding SdpI family protein — MKDFKWKWQDTFAVAVGLLTVGFALVNYHRLPAQLPSHIGISGEFDGFQSKGSAILLFGGLGVLLPVLMQITRPLDPKKERYAKFENAYAMIRLAISLIFDSALAASVLYGLGVSLPTSRIAIAVLGAAFIVIGNYMPQVKDNYFLGVKTPWTLASPEVWRRTHRLTGVLWLAAGVIIIISAFLPGKWFAFTMIAALLLAVVFPYVYSWADYRRLKA; from the coding sequence ATGAAAGATTTCAAGTGGAAATGGCAGGACACTTTTGCCGTTGCGGTGGGTCTGCTTACGGTCGGCTTCGCGCTGGTCAACTATCACCGGCTGCCCGCGCAGCTCCCGTCCCATATCGGTATATCGGGAGAATTCGACGGATTTCAGAGTAAGGGCTCGGCAATTTTGCTGTTTGGCGGGCTTGGGGTTCTGCTGCCGGTGTTGATGCAGATTACGCGTCCCCTTGATCCGAAAAAAGAACGCTACGCCAAATTCGAGAATGCTTATGCGATGATCCGTCTGGCCATATCCCTGATCTTCGACTCCGCGCTTGCCGCTTCCGTATTATACGGGCTTGGCGTCTCCTTGCCCACCTCCAGAATTGCAATCGCCGTGCTCGGAGCGGCCTTTATTGTCATCGGCAATTATATGCCGCAGGTTAAGGACAACTACTTCCTCGGCGTGAAGACGCCCTGGACACTGGCCAGCCCCGAAGTGTGGCGACGGACCCATCGTCTCACCGGAGTGCTCTGGTTAGCAGCGGGCGTCATTATTATCATTAGCGCATTTCTTCCGGGAAAATGGTTTGCCTTTACCATGATCGCCGCTCTTCTGCTTGCCGTCGTATTCCCGTATGTATATTCATGGGCGGATTACCGCCGTTTAAAAGCATAG